A window of the Loxodonta africana isolate mLoxAfr1 chromosome 3, mLoxAfr1.hap2, whole genome shotgun sequence genome harbors these coding sequences:
- the UPF1 gene encoding regulator of nonsense transcripts 1 isoform X1, producing the protein MSVEAYGPSSQTLTFLDTEEAELLGADTQGSEFEFTDFTLPSQTQTPPGGPGGSGAGGAGGPGGAGAVAGQLDAQVGGPEGILQNGAVDDSVAKTSQLLAELNFEEDEEDTYYTKDLPVHACSYCGIHDPACVVYCNTSKKWFCNGRGNTSGSHIVNHLVRAKCKEVTLHKDGPLGETVLECYNCGCRNVFLLGFIPAKADSVVVLLCRQPCASQSSLKDINWDSSQWQPLIQDRCFLSWLVKIPSEQEQLRARQITAQQINKLEELWKENPSATLEDLEKPGVDEEPQHVLLRYEDAYQYQNIFGPLVKLEADYDKKLKESQTQDNITVRWDLGLNKKRIAYFTLPKTDSGNEDLVIIWLRDMRLMQGDEICLRYKGDLAPLWKGIGHVIKVPDNYGDEIAIELRSSVGAPVEVTHNFQVDFVWKSTSFDRMQSALKTFAVDETSVSGYIYHKLLGHEVEDVIIKCQLPKRFTAQGLPDLNHSQVYAVKTVLQRPLSLIQGPPGTGKTVTSATIVYHLARQGNGPVLVCAPSNIAVDQLTEKIHQTGLKVVRLCAKSREAIDSPVSFLALHNQIRNMDSMPELQKLQQLKDETGELSSADEKRYRALKRTAERELLMNADVICCTCVGAGDPRLAKMQFRSILIDESTQATEPECMVPVVLGAKQLILVGDHCQLGPVVMCKKAAKAGLSQSLFERLVVLGIRPIRLQVQYRMHPALSAFPSNIFYEGSLQNGVTAADRVKKGFDFQWPQPDKPMFFYVTQGQEEIASSGTSYLNRTEAANVEKITTKLLKAGAKPDQIGIITPYEGQRSYLVQYMQFSGSLHTKLYQEVEIASVDAFQGREKDFIILSCVRANEHQGIGFLNDPRRLNVALTRARYGVIIVGNPKALSKQPLWNHLLNYYKEQKVLVEGPLNNLRESLMQFSKPRKLVNTINPGARFMTTAMYDAREAIIPGSVYDRSSQGRPSSMYFQTHDQIGMISAGPSHVAAMNIPIPFNLVMPPMPPPGYFGQANGPATGRGTPKGKTGRGGRQKNRFGLSGPSQTTLPSSQASQDVVSQPFSQGALTQGYVSMSQPSQMSQPGLSQPELSQDSYLGDEFKSQIDVALSQDSTYQGERAYQHGGVPGLSQY; encoded by the exons ATGAGCGTGGAGGCGTACGGGCCCAGTTCGCAGACGCTCACCTTTCTGGACACCGAGGAGGCCGAGCTATTGGGCGCCGACACGCAGGGCTCCGAGTTCGAATTCACCGACTTCACCCTCCCCAGCCAGACTCAGACGCCCCCGGGCGGCCCCGGAGGATCCGGGGCGGGAGGCGCTGGAGGCCCGGGCGGCGCGGGCGCTGTGGCCGGACAGCTCGACGCGCAG GTCGGCGGGCCTGAGGGCATCCTCCAAAATGGGGCCGTGGACGACAGCGTGGCTAAGACCAGCCAGCTGCTGGCCGAGCTGAATTTCGAGGAGGACGAGGAGGACACCTACTACACCAAGGACCTCCCGGTCCATGCCTGCAG TTACTGCGGGATCCACGACCCCGCATGCGTGGTCTACTGCAACACCAGCAAGAAGTGGTTCTGCAACGGACGTGGGAACACCTCCGGCAG TCACATCGTCAACCACCTCGTGAGGGCGAAGTGCAAGGAGGTGACACTGCACAAGGACGGGCCGCTGGGCGAGACAGTGCTCGAGTGCTACAACTGTGGCTGCCGAAACGTCTTCCTGCTCGGTTTCATCCCCGCCAAGGCCGACTCGGTCGTGGTGCTGCTGTGCAG GCAGCCTTGTGCCAGCCAGAGCAGCTTGAAGGACATCAACTGGGACAGCTCGCAGTGGCAGCCGCTGATCCAGGACCGCTGCTTCCTGTCGTGGCTGGTGAAGATCCCCTCGGAGCAGGAGCAGCTGCGGGCGCGGCAAATCACTGCGCAGCAGATCAACAAGCTGGAGGAGCTCTGGAAG GAGAACCCGTCGGCCACACTGGAGGACCTAGAGAAGCCAGGTGTGGACGAGGAGCCACAGCATGTGCTGCTGCGCTACGAGGACGCCTACCAGTACCAGAACATCTTCGGGCCGCTGGTCAAGCTGGAGGCCGACTACGACAAGAAGCTCAAAGAGTCCCAG ACTCAAGATAACATCACGGTCAGGTGGGACCTGGGCCTTAACAAGAAGAGAATCGCCTACTTCACTTTGCCCAAGACTGACTCTGGTAATGAGGATTTAGTCATAATTTGGTTAAGAG ACATGCGACTCATGCAGGGCGATGAGATCTGCCTGCGCTACAAGGGGGACCTGGCGCCCCTGTGGAAAGGGATCGGCCATGTCATCAAAGTCCCTGACA ACTATGGCGATGAGATCGCCATTGAGCTGCGGAGTAGCGTGGGTGCCCCGGTGGAGGTGACCCACAACTTCCAGGTGGACTTTGTGTGGAAGTCGACCTCATTTGACAG GATGCAGAGCGCACTGAAGACATTTGCAGTGGACGAGACCTCCGTGTCCGGTTATATCTACCACAAGCTGCTGGGCCATGAGGTGGAGGATGTCATCATCAAGTGCCAACTGCCCAAGCGCTTCACGGCCCAGGGGCTCCCTGACCTCAACCATTCCCAG GTTTATGCTGTGAAGACTGTGCTGCAGAGGCCTCTGAGCCTGATCCAAGGGCCTCCAGGCACTGGCAAGACCGTGACTTCAGCCACCATTGTCTATCATCTGGCGCGACAAGGCAATGG GCCAGTGTTGGTGTGTGCCCCAAGTAACATTGCCGTGGACCAGCTGACGGAGAAGATCCACCAGACCGGGCTGAAGGTGGTGCGGCTCTGTGCCAAGAGCCGTGAGGCCATAGACTCGCCCGTGTCCTTCCTGGCGCTGCACAACCAGATCAGGAACATGGATAG CATGCCGGAGCTGCAGAAGCTGCAGCAACTCAAGGACGAGACTGGGGAGCTGTCGTCGGCTGACGAGAAGCGGTACAGGGCGCTGAAGCGCACCGCCGAGCGGGAGCTGCTCATG AACGCTGATGTCATCTGCTGCACATGTGTGGGCGCAGGTGACCCGCGGCTCGCCAAGATGCAGTTCCGCTCCATCCTCATTGATGAGAGCACACAGGCCACTGAGCCCGAGTGCATGGTGCCTGTGGTCCTCGGCGCCAAACAG CTGATCCTCGTGGGTGACCACTGCCAACTGGGTCCTGTAGTGATGTGCAAGAAGGCGGCCAAGGCTGGCTTGTCACAGTCGCTGTTCGAGCGGCTCGTGGTGCTGGGTATCCGGCCCATCCGCCTCCAGGTGCAGTATCGGATGCACCCCGCGCTCAGTGCCTTCCCCTCCAACATCTTCTATGAGGGCTCGCTGCAGAATGGCGTGACTGCAG CGGATCGTGTGAAGAAGGGCTTTGACTTCCAGTGGCCCCAGCCTGACAAGCCCATGTTCTTCTACGTGACCCAGGGCCAGGAGGAGATTGCTAGCTCCGGCACCTCCTACCTGAACAG GACGGAAGCTGCCAATGTGGAGAAAATCACAACAAAACTGCTGAAGGCGGGTGCGAAGCCAGACCAGATTGGCATCATCACACCCTATGAGGGCCAGCGCTCCTACCTGGTGCAATACATGCAGTTCAGCGGCTCGCTGCACACCAAGCTCTACCAG GAGGTGGAGATTGCCAGTGTGGACGCATTCCAGGGGCGAGAGAAGGACTTCATCATCCTCTCTTGCGTGCGGGCCAATGAGCATCAGGGGATCGGGTTTCTCAACGACCCCCGACGCCTCAATGTGGCCCTAACCAGGGCAAG ATACGGGGTCATCATCGTTGGCAATCCAAAAGCCCTATCGAAGCAGCCACTGTGGAACCACCTGCTCAATTACTACAAGGAACAGAAGGTGCTGGTGGAGGGGCCCCTCAACAACCTGCGGGAGAGCCTCATGCAGTTCAGCAAGCCGCGCAAGCTGGTCAACACCATCAACCCA GGTGCCCGCTTCATGACCACCGCCATGTATGATGCCCGTGAGGCCATCATCCCAGGGTCAGTCTATGACCGCAGCAGCCAGG GCCGGCCCTCGAGCATGTACTTTCAGACCCATGACCAAATTGGCATGATCAGCGCAGGCCCCAGCCATGTGGCCGCCATGAACATCCCCATCCCCTTCAACTTGGTCATGCCACCCATGCCGCCACCTGGCTACTTCGGGCAGGCCAACGGCCCAGCCACAG GTCGGGGGACCCCAAAAGGCAAGACTGGCCGTGGGGGGCGCCAGAAGAACCGTTTTGGGCTCTCGGGGCCCAGCCAGACGACCCTCCCCAGCAGCCAGGCCAGTCAGGACGTTGTCTCGCAGCCCTTCTCACAGGGCGCACTGACGCAGGGCTATGTCTCCATGAGCCAACCCTCGCAGATGAGCCAGCCGGGCCTCTCCCAGCCTGAGCTGTCCCAG GATAGTTACCTCGGGGATGAGTTCAAGTCCCAGATTGATGTGGCGCTGTCACAGGACTCCACATACCAGGGAGAGCGGGCCTACCAGCACGGCGGGGTGCCCGGGCTGTCCCAGTATTAG
- the UPF1 gene encoding regulator of nonsense transcripts 1 isoform X2, which translates to MSVEAYGPSSQTLTFLDTEEAELLGADTQGSEFEFTDFTLPSQTQTPPGGPGGSGAGGAGGPGGAGAVAGQLDAQVGGPEGILQNGAVDDSVAKTSQLLAELNFEEDEEDTYYTKDLPVHACSYCGIHDPACVVYCNTSKKWFCNGRGNTSGSHIVNHLVRAKCKEVTLHKDGPLGETVLECYNCGCRNVFLLGFIPAKADSVVVLLCRQPCASQSSLKDINWDSSQWQPLIQDRCFLSWLVKIPSEQEQLRARQITAQQINKLEELWKENPSATLEDLEKPGVDEEPQHVLLRYEDAYQYQNIFGPLVKLEADYDKKLKESQTQDNITVRWDLGLNKKRIAYFTLPKTDSDMRLMQGDEICLRYKGDLAPLWKGIGHVIKVPDNYGDEIAIELRSSVGAPVEVTHNFQVDFVWKSTSFDRMQSALKTFAVDETSVSGYIYHKLLGHEVEDVIIKCQLPKRFTAQGLPDLNHSQVYAVKTVLQRPLSLIQGPPGTGKTVTSATIVYHLARQGNGPVLVCAPSNIAVDQLTEKIHQTGLKVVRLCAKSREAIDSPVSFLALHNQIRNMDSMPELQKLQQLKDETGELSSADEKRYRALKRTAERELLMNADVICCTCVGAGDPRLAKMQFRSILIDESTQATEPECMVPVVLGAKQLILVGDHCQLGPVVMCKKAAKAGLSQSLFERLVVLGIRPIRLQVQYRMHPALSAFPSNIFYEGSLQNGVTAADRVKKGFDFQWPQPDKPMFFYVTQGQEEIASSGTSYLNRTEAANVEKITTKLLKAGAKPDQIGIITPYEGQRSYLVQYMQFSGSLHTKLYQEVEIASVDAFQGREKDFIILSCVRANEHQGIGFLNDPRRLNVALTRARYGVIIVGNPKALSKQPLWNHLLNYYKEQKVLVEGPLNNLRESLMQFSKPRKLVNTINPGARFMTTAMYDAREAIIPGSVYDRSSQGRPSSMYFQTHDQIGMISAGPSHVAAMNIPIPFNLVMPPMPPPGYFGQANGPATGRGTPKGKTGRGGRQKNRFGLSGPSQTTLPSSQASQDVVSQPFSQGALTQGYVSMSQPSQMSQPGLSQPELSQDSYLGDEFKSQIDVALSQDSTYQGERAYQHGGVPGLSQY; encoded by the exons ATGAGCGTGGAGGCGTACGGGCCCAGTTCGCAGACGCTCACCTTTCTGGACACCGAGGAGGCCGAGCTATTGGGCGCCGACACGCAGGGCTCCGAGTTCGAATTCACCGACTTCACCCTCCCCAGCCAGACTCAGACGCCCCCGGGCGGCCCCGGAGGATCCGGGGCGGGAGGCGCTGGAGGCCCGGGCGGCGCGGGCGCTGTGGCCGGACAGCTCGACGCGCAG GTCGGCGGGCCTGAGGGCATCCTCCAAAATGGGGCCGTGGACGACAGCGTGGCTAAGACCAGCCAGCTGCTGGCCGAGCTGAATTTCGAGGAGGACGAGGAGGACACCTACTACACCAAGGACCTCCCGGTCCATGCCTGCAG TTACTGCGGGATCCACGACCCCGCATGCGTGGTCTACTGCAACACCAGCAAGAAGTGGTTCTGCAACGGACGTGGGAACACCTCCGGCAG TCACATCGTCAACCACCTCGTGAGGGCGAAGTGCAAGGAGGTGACACTGCACAAGGACGGGCCGCTGGGCGAGACAGTGCTCGAGTGCTACAACTGTGGCTGCCGAAACGTCTTCCTGCTCGGTTTCATCCCCGCCAAGGCCGACTCGGTCGTGGTGCTGCTGTGCAG GCAGCCTTGTGCCAGCCAGAGCAGCTTGAAGGACATCAACTGGGACAGCTCGCAGTGGCAGCCGCTGATCCAGGACCGCTGCTTCCTGTCGTGGCTGGTGAAGATCCCCTCGGAGCAGGAGCAGCTGCGGGCGCGGCAAATCACTGCGCAGCAGATCAACAAGCTGGAGGAGCTCTGGAAG GAGAACCCGTCGGCCACACTGGAGGACCTAGAGAAGCCAGGTGTGGACGAGGAGCCACAGCATGTGCTGCTGCGCTACGAGGACGCCTACCAGTACCAGAACATCTTCGGGCCGCTGGTCAAGCTGGAGGCCGACTACGACAAGAAGCTCAAAGAGTCCCAG ACTCAAGATAACATCACGGTCAGGTGGGACCTGGGCCTTAACAAGAAGAGAATCGCCTACTTCACTTTGCCCAAGACTGACTCTG ACATGCGACTCATGCAGGGCGATGAGATCTGCCTGCGCTACAAGGGGGACCTGGCGCCCCTGTGGAAAGGGATCGGCCATGTCATCAAAGTCCCTGACA ACTATGGCGATGAGATCGCCATTGAGCTGCGGAGTAGCGTGGGTGCCCCGGTGGAGGTGACCCACAACTTCCAGGTGGACTTTGTGTGGAAGTCGACCTCATTTGACAG GATGCAGAGCGCACTGAAGACATTTGCAGTGGACGAGACCTCCGTGTCCGGTTATATCTACCACAAGCTGCTGGGCCATGAGGTGGAGGATGTCATCATCAAGTGCCAACTGCCCAAGCGCTTCACGGCCCAGGGGCTCCCTGACCTCAACCATTCCCAG GTTTATGCTGTGAAGACTGTGCTGCAGAGGCCTCTGAGCCTGATCCAAGGGCCTCCAGGCACTGGCAAGACCGTGACTTCAGCCACCATTGTCTATCATCTGGCGCGACAAGGCAATGG GCCAGTGTTGGTGTGTGCCCCAAGTAACATTGCCGTGGACCAGCTGACGGAGAAGATCCACCAGACCGGGCTGAAGGTGGTGCGGCTCTGTGCCAAGAGCCGTGAGGCCATAGACTCGCCCGTGTCCTTCCTGGCGCTGCACAACCAGATCAGGAACATGGATAG CATGCCGGAGCTGCAGAAGCTGCAGCAACTCAAGGACGAGACTGGGGAGCTGTCGTCGGCTGACGAGAAGCGGTACAGGGCGCTGAAGCGCACCGCCGAGCGGGAGCTGCTCATG AACGCTGATGTCATCTGCTGCACATGTGTGGGCGCAGGTGACCCGCGGCTCGCCAAGATGCAGTTCCGCTCCATCCTCATTGATGAGAGCACACAGGCCACTGAGCCCGAGTGCATGGTGCCTGTGGTCCTCGGCGCCAAACAG CTGATCCTCGTGGGTGACCACTGCCAACTGGGTCCTGTAGTGATGTGCAAGAAGGCGGCCAAGGCTGGCTTGTCACAGTCGCTGTTCGAGCGGCTCGTGGTGCTGGGTATCCGGCCCATCCGCCTCCAGGTGCAGTATCGGATGCACCCCGCGCTCAGTGCCTTCCCCTCCAACATCTTCTATGAGGGCTCGCTGCAGAATGGCGTGACTGCAG CGGATCGTGTGAAGAAGGGCTTTGACTTCCAGTGGCCCCAGCCTGACAAGCCCATGTTCTTCTACGTGACCCAGGGCCAGGAGGAGATTGCTAGCTCCGGCACCTCCTACCTGAACAG GACGGAAGCTGCCAATGTGGAGAAAATCACAACAAAACTGCTGAAGGCGGGTGCGAAGCCAGACCAGATTGGCATCATCACACCCTATGAGGGCCAGCGCTCCTACCTGGTGCAATACATGCAGTTCAGCGGCTCGCTGCACACCAAGCTCTACCAG GAGGTGGAGATTGCCAGTGTGGACGCATTCCAGGGGCGAGAGAAGGACTTCATCATCCTCTCTTGCGTGCGGGCCAATGAGCATCAGGGGATCGGGTTTCTCAACGACCCCCGACGCCTCAATGTGGCCCTAACCAGGGCAAG ATACGGGGTCATCATCGTTGGCAATCCAAAAGCCCTATCGAAGCAGCCACTGTGGAACCACCTGCTCAATTACTACAAGGAACAGAAGGTGCTGGTGGAGGGGCCCCTCAACAACCTGCGGGAGAGCCTCATGCAGTTCAGCAAGCCGCGCAAGCTGGTCAACACCATCAACCCA GGTGCCCGCTTCATGACCACCGCCATGTATGATGCCCGTGAGGCCATCATCCCAGGGTCAGTCTATGACCGCAGCAGCCAGG GCCGGCCCTCGAGCATGTACTTTCAGACCCATGACCAAATTGGCATGATCAGCGCAGGCCCCAGCCATGTGGCCGCCATGAACATCCCCATCCCCTTCAACTTGGTCATGCCACCCATGCCGCCACCTGGCTACTTCGGGCAGGCCAACGGCCCAGCCACAG GTCGGGGGACCCCAAAAGGCAAGACTGGCCGTGGGGGGCGCCAGAAGAACCGTTTTGGGCTCTCGGGGCCCAGCCAGACGACCCTCCCCAGCAGCCAGGCCAGTCAGGACGTTGTCTCGCAGCCCTTCTCACAGGGCGCACTGACGCAGGGCTATGTCTCCATGAGCCAACCCTCGCAGATGAGCCAGCCGGGCCTCTCCCAGCCTGAGCTGTCCCAG GATAGTTACCTCGGGGATGAGTTCAAGTCCCAGATTGATGTGGCGCTGTCACAGGACTCCACATACCAGGGAGAGCGGGCCTACCAGCACGGCGGGGTGCCCGGGCTGTCCCAGTATTAG